The sequence ctgtgtccctgttcccgttctccccctaaccaacattcgacattcatggggcctcatctgaaggactgtgtccagttttgggcacaaCACTATAAgaatgatgtggaaaaattggaaagcatccagcggggggcaacaaaaatggttaggggactggaacacatgacttctgaggagaggctgagggaactgggattgtttagtctgcagaagagaagaatgagaggggatttgatagttgctttcaactacctgaaggggggttccaaagaggatggatctagactgttctcagtggtagcagatgacagaacaaagagtaatgatttcaagtggCAATGGGGgacgtttaggttggatattaggaaacactatttcactaggaaggtggtgaagccctgggatgggttccctagggaggtggtggaatctccttccttagaggtgtttaaggtcaggcttgacaaagccctggctgggatgatttagttggggttggtcctgctttgagcaggggtgggactagatgacctcctgaggtcccttccaaccctgatattctataattccaatttccttcccccctcctgtttgaccccatttatagagtaatattctcagctatacctgaaccaatcattgtgctgaaatttaactaaccaattctaacatattgtgactaattctctaacccaggcgtcggccccctttcagaagtggtgtgctgagtcttcatttattcactctaatttaagatttcatgtgccaataatacattttaacgtttttagaaagtctctttctataagtctataatacataattaaactattgtatgttaagtcagtaaggttttcaaaatgtttaagaagcttcatttaaaattacatttaaaatgcagagccttctggaccggtggccaggacctgggccgtgtgagtgccactgaaaatcaactcgtgtgccgccataggttgcctactcctgctctaaccaattataaaccagtaccctaattaacttacacctggcaacattaattatacaggagagagaaacaattagagaaccagactgattaacaatgtaaaagtggtggccataaagataaagcaatacagaaatgagggtttcacaaccacaaccattgataagtgatttcttgccagacacagtgctatcaaattaaggtttctttaaccatcttaagctccggacaggattgtcttcctaacagcccagtagcaccttatttcagtgtgactggtttgggatgtgaggatgtgacccttcacttcccagcttatggctgcccctgctgcttagccaaaggccttagcctaagaacaaggcctcaggctatcctagtgagagaaggcccagacacaggcagactgtgattttgattctttgttttcatactcctgtaactagctaagtgataaaaatacacctaagttctttaaatataggctttgcaggcaggcctgaatatcgccattctaacagagggttctaccccttcccccatgctgcgtctgtcttgtctatttagactgtaaattcttcagagcatgggccatctactattctgcatttgtactttgcctagcacaacggagacacactgttagttggtccttagacACTCAGGTAAAgcatatgattaataataataataattcttctGCCACTGGGAGCCAAGGAAGCTgatcttgggatgttactgcttaaaaatgatctgagcttaaaaccatggactattctttgtgacaagtatcccacaaattccactgaccttcctggttttctttgcctggtatagggtttctaaattgcaaacctgatgtggtctcacagctggaacaaggggaagagccgtgggtcccggacctccagggttctgagaacgaagtgctcccaagagctgcctgcagaggtgaggacttggttaaagcaagtcaaaaactgtccgtgaatacaggaaacatttgggatgccctacaaagaccctgtgagctctccaagttcaggattgttccctgcagatgtggaataattaggcagatgtcactcatggcttcccacctatcctgactaacaactggcagcagatccctacctgatcccactttcccctgcatgttctggtgaaatgcagaccaaaactgatcccttcctctctcctctggggaaaatcagctccttataggtttgatctctcctgcacatattttggtttgttcatccctttttaaattcctgtctctgagatttcctttctctcaggcacagagagtgacctatgtctggattctctctgtctcccatcaggtgatagaatggtgcgtgagaatgaggagcagaaaccccagcaggaagatgctgagcaacgAGAACCATAtgagacattatcaggaagacccaaagggaatgtttccaggagttgtgcactccgagacaaagtaaaagcctctgagactcagcagaggccagaggagaacttcagtagccactcagaccttattacacatgagagaatcaacttggaagagacacactacacatgtcatgagtgtgggaaaagcttcagtcagcgctcacaccttatcagacatcagagaatccacacaggagagacgccctacatgtgcgctgagtgcgggaaaagcctCAGTCGGCGCTcataccttatcacacatcagagaatccacacaggggagatgccctacacgtgctctgagtgcgggaaaagcttcagttggcgctcaaacctcatcacacatcagagaatccacacaggggagatgccctacacgtgctctgagtgcgggaaaagcttcagccggcgctcaaaccttatcgcacatcagagaatccacacaggggagatgccctacacgtgctctgagtgcgggaaaagcttcagtcggcgctcacaccttatcacacatcagagaatccacacaggagagcagccctacacgtgcgctgagtgcgggaaaagcttcagttggcgctcaaaccttatcacacatcagagaatccacacaggggagacgccctacacatgcgctgagtgcgggaaaagcttcagtcggcgctcaaaccttatcacacatcagagaatccacacaggggagacgccctacacgtgctctgagtgcgggaaaagcttcagttggccctctgcccttatcagacatcagagaacccacacaggggagacgcccttcacgtgcgctgagtgcgcgaaaagcttcagtctgcgctcaatccttatcacacatcagagaatccacacaggggagacgccctacacgtgcgctgagtgtgggaaaagcttcagtcggcgctctgcccttatcagacatcagagaatccacacaggagagcagccCTACACGtgtgctgagtgcgggaaaagcttcagtcggcgctcaaaccttatcacacaccagagaatccacacaggagagacgccgtacacatgctctgagtgcaggaaatgcttcagtcagcgctcaagccttgtcacacatcagagaatccacacatgagagacgccctacacatgctctgagtgcggaaaagtttcattgagcactcagactttgtcagacatcgtagaatccacagtggagagagactcacacatgctctgcatttgggaaaagcttcaatcagatgtcattccctattagatatcagaaaatccaaatcggagagaactgtaagaaatgcctttattagggcttcccaaagatttgttttttaaaaaatcagatttgctaattccaatatagtgatctttgcaccatcttcactgtggtctctcggctctgccagatgagttgcctgcttctgccttttgcagctcacccttctttggggtcagtcctgtgatcttttctatcagctccttcccTTTTGACTTGTaagagcgtgtgtccctccagccaggaatttcatcagctccaggtgggggagagagggttgatgccaacaagctaccctgaggcaaagttacctgtgccttacatccactaggactgtacatggaattgggtgctcaagttagtgattttggtgtaaaaagacaattatagttgtagagcagaagcagcccagggagtgaacctaacagacaatgatcaagtgatctctctcctgccatccatctccatcctctgacaaacagaggctagggacaccattccttacccatcctggctaatagccattaatggacttaacctccatgaatttatccagttttcttttaaaccctgttatagtcctagccttcacaacctcttcaggcaaggagttccacaagttgactgtgcgctgtgtgaagaagaacttccttttatttgttttaaaccagctgcctattaatttcatttggtggcccctagttcttgtattatgggagtaagtaaataacttttccttatctacattctccacatcactcatgattttatatacctctatcatattccctcttagtctcctcttttccaagctgaaaagccctagcctctttaatctctcctcatatgggacccgttccaaacccctaatcattttaattgcccttctctgaaccttttctaatgccagtatatctttttgagatgaggagaccacatctgtacatagaattcaagatgtgggcataccatggagttatataagggtaataatatagtcagtcttattctctatcccttttaatgattcctaacaccctgtttgctttttgaccgcctctgcactgcgtgggcatcttcagagaactatccatgatgactccaagatcttttcctgatttgttgtaactaaattagtcgatcatattttatgtataattggagttatttttccaatatgcagtactttacatttatccacattaaatttcatgtgccattttgttgcccaatcacttagtgtTGTGAGATCTTTATTAAGTTCtgcacagtctgctttggtcttaactatcttgagcagtttagtatcatctgcaaactttgccacctcacttttacccctttctccagatcgtttatgaataaggtgaataggattggtcctaggactgacccttgggaacaccactagttacccctctccattctgagaatttaccattaattcctaccctttgttccctgtcttttaaccagttctcaatccttgaaaggaccttccttttatcccatgacagcttaatgtatgtaagagcctttggcgagggaccttgtcaaaggctttctggaaatctaagtacactatg is a genomic window of Mauremys reevesii isolate NIE-2019 linkage group 14, ASM1616193v1, whole genome shotgun sequence containing:
- the LOC120381453 gene encoding zinc finger protein 271-like encodes the protein ECGKSFSQRSHLIRHQRIHTGETPYMCAECGKSLSRRSYLITHQRIHTGEMPYTCSECGKSFSWRSNLITHQRIHTGEMPYTCSECGKSFSRRSNLIAHQRIHTGEMPYTCSECGKSFSRRSHLITHQRIHTGEQPYTCAECGKSFSWRSNLITHQRIHTGETPYTCAECGKSFSRRSNLITHQRIHTGETPYTCSECGKSFSWPSALIRHQRTHTGETPFTCAECAKSFSLRSILITHQRIHTGETPYTCAECGKSFSRRSALIRHQRIHTGEQPYTCAECGKSFSRRSNLITHQRIHTGETPYTCSECGKSFNRRSHLITHQRIHTGELPYTCSECGKSFNQRSSLIRHQIIHTGEKPYTCSECGKSFNRRSHLFRHQRIHTGGMPYTCAECRKSFNQRSILIRHQRIHTGELPYTCSECGKSFSLRLRLITHQRIHTGENPFTCSECGKSFNRRSHLITHQRIHTGEKPYTCSECGKSFNQCSILITHQRI